The Cololabis saira isolate AMF1-May2022 chromosome 5, fColSai1.1, whole genome shotgun sequence genome segment atctatgtgtgtgtatatctatgtgtgtgtgtgtgtgtgtgtgtgtgtgtgtgtgtgtgtgtatgtgtgtgtgtgtgtgtgtatatgtgtgtgtgtgtgtgtgtgtgtgtatctatgtgtgtgtgtgtgtgtgtgtgtatctatgtgtgtgtgtgtgtgtgtgtatatctatgtgtgtgtatatctatgtgtgtgtgtgtgtgtgtatatgtgtgtgtgtgtgtatgtgtgtgtgtgtgtgtgtgtatatgtgtgtgtgtgtgtgtgtgtgtgtatctatgtgtgtgtgtgtgtgtgtgtgtatctatgtgtgtgtgtgtgtgtgtgtgtgtgtgtgtgtgtgtgtgtgtgtgtgtgtgtgtgtatatatatctatgtgtgtgtgtatatctatgtgtgtgtgtgtgtgtgtgtgtgtgtgtgtgtgtgtgtgtgtgtgtgtgtgtatatatatctatgtgtgtgtgtatatctatgtgtgtgtgtgtgtgtgtatgtgtgtgtgtgtgtgtgtgtgcgtgtgtgtgtgtgtgtgtgtgtgtgtgtgcgtgtctatgtgtgtgtgtgtgtgtgtgtgtgtgtgtgtgtgtgtgtgtgtgtgtatgtgtctatgtgtatgtgtgtgtgtgtgtgtgtgtgtgtgtgtgtgtgtgtgtgtgtgtatgtgtgtgtgtgtgtgtgtgtgtgtgtgtgtgtgtgtgtgtgtgtgtgtgtgtgtgtgtgtatatctatgtgtgtgtgtatatctatgtgtgtgtgtgtgtgtgcgtgtgtgtgtgtgtgtgtgtgtgtgtgtgtgtgtgtgtgtgtgtgtgtgtgtgtgtgtgtgtgtgtgtgtgtgtgtgtgtgtgtgcgcgtgtgtatgtgtgtgtgtgtgtgtgtgtgtgtgtgtgtgtgtgtgtgtgtgtgcgcgtgtgtgtgtatgtgtgtgtgtgtgtatgtgtgtgtgtgtgtgtgtgtgtgtgtgtgtatgtgtgtgtgtgtgtgtgtgtgtatgtgtgtgtgtatgtgtgtgtgtgtgtgtgtgtgtgtgtgtgtgtgtgtgtgtatgtgtatgtgtgtatgtgtgtgtgtgtgtgtgtgtgtgtgtgtgtgtgtgtgtgtgtgtgtgtgtgtgtgtgtgtgtatgtgtgtgtgtgtgtgtgtgtgtgtgtgtgtgtgtgtgtgtgtgtgtatgtgtatgtgtgtatgtgtgtgtgtgtgtgtgtgtgtatgtgtgtgtgtgtgtgtgtgtgtatgtgtgtgtgtgtgtgtgtgtgtgtgtgtgtgtgtgtgtatgtgtgtgtgtgtgtgtgtgtgtgtgtgtgtgtgtttgtgtgtgtgtgtgtgtgtgtgtgcgtatgtgtgtgtgtgtgtgtgtgtgtgcgtatgtgtgtgtgtgtgtgtgtgtgtgtgtgtgtatatctatgtgtgtgtgtgtgtgtgtgtgtgtgtgtgtgtgtgtgtgtgtgtgtgtgtgtgtatgagcgtgtatatgtgtatgtgtgtttgtgtgtgtgtgtgtgtgtgtgtgtgcgtatgtgtgtgtgtgtgtgtgtgtgtgtgtgtgtgtatatctatgtgtgtgtgtgtgtgtgtgtgtgtgtgtgtgtgtgtgtgtgtgtgtgtgtgtgtgtgtgtgagcgtgtatatgtacgtatacatatacatttcaagcaaaattgaaataaaaaaggggTAGGACCCAATaagtttttacttcctcctactccttttcgggggtcagatcggggacggacggacggacggacggacggacaaaatttattttatatgaaaaaaataaaatgctttgatttaaagttaaagtgctttaatagcattgaacttgcatgactgtacagacagacaaccatgctagcagctgaactagcctgctatgctagcagctgaactagcctcctatgctacgtacgtccaaacagcccagatgtataatattcatacaggtgaagaatatggtgtaaaagttaatttatttcaataattcaacttaaaaaggtgaaactaatatattacatagtctcattacatgcaaagcaaaatatgttaaacctttatttgttataatttgatgaatgaattgtttattgataaaatattcacattttttgagattttttatttggggttttcataaactgagtcataatcaccaaaatcacagcaaataaaggcttgaaatatctcactttgaatgtagtgggaaataatatatttgttttacctttagttgaattaaatttactacgaattaagttttgaaATATGTTCAAATTTTcacaccttcacctgtatattattacattaataaataagagcataatatgtgtctgtattggttcaatacggaacacaacttttaattcccaattacggaacaattccgtatttcaagggacgggtggtgACGCTAGTTGGGTCCAAAAGTAATTTGTATTTAAATATCAGCCCACATTTGTAGATATTAATGGCGGTGAGAACAGGAAAGAGCATAAAGTCTGCTTCCGTTCATGTTTGTTGTGTAAAGTCCTGCTTTACATTAGTGACGTGAATGTTGCTGAGACAGAGACGGAGCATCACTTGTAGCTCAACAGCACCGCCTGCAGGAGCACCGGTGAAACTGCTCCGACCACGTCTGTTTCTTGGTCTGTACATGTCACTACTTTCTTCAGTCTCTTCATCTCAAGGCAAGAAATAATGCACtgcctgaaaacattcaaaaatgtttcaagataaagaaggaaaatatcACCTAAGAGGAAAACTAAATTTTAAACAACCTTGTGTACGTCCTGCTCTTAAAAGCATGTGCGTATCAGTCAGTGGGGGAACTTTGTGGAATGTTCTTGATGAAGAAATCAAATGAAGCACTAACTCTATACAGttgaaaaacacaagaaaacaattcttgagaaatataaaaataaggacctctaaagaactcagtttaccttctgtatgtatttattattattctgttcctTATGTGCTACATcatatatgatacaaatgtaacaacctgcattcatggctggtcCTGGATCATCAAAGAAGTGactggaaattacatttttgactttaggatattgtaggaggctagtttaattatgccttgatctttgtttattcattgtttgcgttgtatttatttatttttgtcttattatttatttttttctttcttttcttattttatttaaatgtttatattttCTGTGGCATATGATATgctattgtgaggaagggacagggcTAAATAAgcattctgcttcctcctgttccctctccaacacattcttttgctgttgttctttatttctgaatgagtcttttcatttgtttaactttttttgatattttgatgcttttaatttgatggtgatttgttgttgttctagAAACAATAAATAATCTCGACCGCCATGGTGTCCAGTGCAGCGCTGGGCGCTAAATTCATGCTTGTTGACGCAAtttcatttgtgaaacggtgtgtgcatttgcgaattatgagactgttctagctccataccaAACTGTccctaactatctccaaactgcaTCTAACTatgtccaaactgtctctaactatctccaaattgcctctaactatctccaaactgtctctaactatctataaactgtctctaactatctatAAACTGCATCTAACTatgtccaaactgtctctaactgtctccaaactgtctctaactatctccaaactgcaTCTAACTatgtccaaactgtctctaactgtctccaaactgtctctaactatctataaactgtctctaactatctccaaactgtctcaaactgtctccaaactgtctctaactatctccaaactgtctctaactatttccaaactgtctctaactatctccaaactgtctctaactatctccaaactgtctcaaactgtctccaaactgtctctaactgtctccaaactgtctctaactatctctaaactgtctctaactatctccaaactgtctctaactatctccaaactgtctctaactatttccaaactgtctctaactgtctccaaactgtctctaaactCTAACTGACTGCAACTCTCCACCAAACACACATTCTGAACGGAGCTGAATCAGTCACGTGGTGCAGCCAGGCAGCGAGGCGTCTGACGTCATCGTGTTCAGCACCGCCCCTGAGTGAAGCAATCCTGCAGACCTCAGAGTTTCTGTTCAGGGGAAGTGAAACTGTCTGACAGTTGCTACGAAGAGCTTATTGACGCAGTtttcatttgtgaaacggtgtgtgcatttgcgaattatgacactgttctagctccataccaAACTGTttctaactgtctccaaactgtctctaactatctccaaactgtctctaactgtctccaaactgtctctaactatctccaaactgtctctgtctccaaactgtctctgtctccaaactgtctctaactgtctccaaactgtctctaactatctccaaactgtctctaactatctataaactgtctctaactatctccaaactgtctctaactatctccaaactgtctctaactatctatAAACTGTCTcaaactgtctccaaactgtctctaactgtctccaaactgtctctaactatctccaaactgtctctaactgtctccaaactgtctctaactatctccaaactgtctctaactatttccaaactgtctctaaactCTAACTGACTGCAACTCtcccccaaacacacactctgAACGGAGCCTGAGGGTTTAATCGCTGAATCAGTCACGTGGTGCAGCCAGGCAGCGAGGCGTCTGACGTCATCGTGTTCAGCCCCGCCCCTGAGTGAAGCAATCCTGCAGACCTCAGAGTTTCTGTTCAGGGGAAGTGAAACTGTCTGACAGTTGCTACGAAGAGGACGATGGCGCAGTtttcatttgtgaaacggtgtgtgtgcatttgcgaattatgagactgttctagctccataccaAACTGTttctaactgtctccaaactgtctctaactatctccaaactgtctctgtctccaaactgtctctgtctccaaactgtctctatgtATGTCCAAACTGTCTTTAACTGTCtacaaactgtctctaactatctccaaactgtccctAACTATCTctaaactgtctctaactatgtcCAAACTGTAtttaactgtctccaaactgtctctaaactCTAACTGACTGCAACTCTCCCCCAAACACACATTCTGAACGGAGCCTGAGGGTTTAATCGCTGAATCAGTCACGTGGTGCAGCCAGGAAGTCATAGTGTTCAGCCCCGCCCCTGAGTGAAGCAATCCTGCATACCTCAGAGTTTCTGTTCAGGGGAAGTGAAACTGTCTGACAGTTGCTACGAAGAGGACGATGGCGCAGCAGGAAAACCAGCTCGACCCAGTTAAATTCTCTTGTTCCATCTGTTTGGATCTTTTAAAGGATCCGGTGActattccctgtggacacagttaCTGTCTGAAGTGCATTAAGGACTTCTGggatgaaggagagaagaaactcCCCAGCTGTCCTCAGTGTCGACGCACGTTTATTCCGAAGCCTGAGCTCCTGAAAAACACCATGTTAGCTGATTCATTGGAGGAACTGAAGAAGACTGGACTCCGagctgctcctgctgatcactgctatgctggacctgaAGATGTGGCCTGTGATGTCTGCTCTGGGAGAAAACTGAAAGCTGTCAAGTCCTGTTTGGTCTGTCTGGCCTCTTACTGCCAGAAACACCTCCAACCTCATCGTGATGCAGCTCCACTAAAGAAACACCAGCTGGTGGATCCCTgtaagaacctgcaggacaacatcTGCCCCCGTCACGGTGAGGTGAGGAAGATGTTCTGTCGTACTGATCAGAAGTGTATCTgttatctctgctctgtggatgaacataaaggccacgacacagtcacagctgcagcagaaaggactgagaggcagagagagatggagctgagtcgacaacaaatccagcagcagatccaggacagagagaaagatgtgaagctgcttcagcaggaggtggaggccatcgatcagtctgctgataaaacagtggaggacagtgaggagatgttcactgagctgatctctctcctccagaagagaagctctgaggtgaagcagcagatcagatcccagcaggaaactgaagtgaggagagtcagagagctggaggagaagctgcagcaggagatcactgacctgaagaggagagacgctgagatgaagcagctcagAGACACCGAGGACCACAACCAGTTCCTCCACAACTGGCCCTCACTGTCACCACTCAGTCagtccacacactcctccaACATCACCATCCGTCCTCTCAGGTACTGCatatttacaacatatttaaccGTTTACTTCGGCATGGACGTTGGGGcactcgtcacgtgatcaggatctccgctcgtctctctatgacgtagaggggacgcccagggaattccctgtggttgacgaaatgggagaatggttaaaaaaaatgaatttaaatatcgcctgtttcCACTCCCTGGTTCAAAAGCCATTAACAAttatattttgtggctggacgacgctctggttaaggtctggttaggttaaagcaccacttatgattgtttagaagtaggaaacggaTTTACAACGGATCccaattgacttcgcataggtacaatatccgtggtgctcacacgaaATTGACCACTTTCTgtgctggtgccacggaaaatagtggtgagaggtggtgggcatttcacggatttttgtgagatcaggttggaaatgttgcagcttcacattaagcctgaattatggttccgcgttaaatcaacgcagagcctacgccgtagggtacgcagcgacgcgcgccgtacggtgtgcgtc includes the following:
- the LOC133443646 gene encoding tripartite motif-containing protein 16-like isoform X2, producing MAQQENQLDPVKFSCSICLDLLKDPVTIPCGHSYCLKCIKDFWDEGEKKLPSCPQCRRTFIPKPELLKNTMLADSLEELKKTGLRAAPADHCYAGPEDVACDVCSGRKLKAVKSCLVCLASYCQKHLQPHRDAAPLKKHQLVDPCHDTVTAAAERTERQREMELSRQQIQQQIQDREKDVKLLQQEVEAIDQSADKTVEDSEEMFTELISLLQKRSSEVKQQIRSQQETEVRRVRELEEKLQQEITDLKRRDAEMKQLRDTEDHNQFLHNWPSLSPLSQSTHSSNITIRPLRYFQDVAAAVSEVRGRLQDILRDTWTNVSLAVTEVDVLLPKDPTSRAGFLKYSCEITLDPNTVHTCLLLSEQNRKVTWMNQRQSYPDHPDRFSDYCQVLSRESLTGRHYWEVETAGGVFVAVSYKNISRSGVRGSAFGYNDKSWSLVCHSGSYGFMYNNIHTSVSGPASSRIGVYLDHGAGVVSFYGVSGTTTLLHRVQTSFTRPLHAGVWINSPGKSAEFCKLK
- the LOC133443646 gene encoding tripartite motif-containing protein 16-like isoform X1, whose product is MAQQENQLDPVKFSCSICLDLLKDPVTIPCGHSYCLKCIKDFWDEGEKKLPSCPQCRRTFIPKPELLKNTMLADSLEELKKTGLRAAPADHCYAGPEDVACDVCSGRKLKAVKSCLVCLASYCQKHLQPHRDAAPLKKHQLVDPCKNLQDNICPRHGEVRKMFCRTDQKCICYLCSVDEHKGHDTVTAAAERTERQREMELSRQQIQQQIQDREKDVKLLQQEVEAIDQSADKTVEDSEEMFTELISLLQKRSSEVKQQIRSQQETEVRRVRELEEKLQQEITDLKRRDAEMKQLRDTEDHNQFLHNWPSLSPLSQSTHSSNITIRPLRYFQDVAAAVSEVRGRLQDILRDTWTNVSLAVTEVDVLLPKDPTSRAGFLKYSCEITLDPNTVHTCLLLSEQNRKVTWMNQRQSYPDHPDRFSDYCQVLSRESLTGRHYWEVETAGGVFVAVSYKNISRSGVRGSAFGYNDKSWSLVCHSGSYGFMYNNIHTSVSGPASSRIGVYLDHGAGVVSFYGVSGTTTLLHRVQTSFTRPLHAGVWINSPGKSAEFCKLK